The DNA window agcacgctcaatcaccgaggcacgcccgcaaaatcacgcgggatcacgtcgtctgcatgaggggaatattccccccagaaggttggacgtattcgagtgggactctaagagggaagaagggggaaaaaccctagacccgaagagctatataagaaggcacggaagaagggggaaggtaagttctgataccctcaccattactcccttattaaactgtgcggccgaccctgacttgagcgtcggaggactaaccccggacaaagctccaggcctccgtcgtctgagtttgtgtaggttcgattagcggggtatttttggcagcaacaaatATATAGCTCTCCATGTACCATCATCCCACCCTTAATTCCCACTACTTAGCATTACATCACTTCTTACCTCAACCATTGAATCGGACCAATAAGCCTGATTCTCTTAAACGCACAAAGTCTCAACTTTCGAACTCAGATTGAATGGAAGTAAAATAGAGGGAGAATGTCAAGTTTAAACGCACAAATTCTTAGATCCCGTGGTGGTCGTAGCCGAAGAAGAAAGACGAGGAGGAGGACAGAAAATAGTAAGAAAAAGGAATAATAAGAGGAGGTGACATGATCTCAGGTGAACTGGTTACAAAGTGAAAGGGTAATttggatatttaaaaagaacaggAAAGACAAAGATGTAAAAATGCAAAAGTGAAAAAGGTATAAAAAAACggagttttaataaatataacCCAAGTATAGAGGAGTCATCGACCGAGCAGAAATGAGAACGCTTTTCGTTCTTTGGAGCCTGGTCTTCAATTGATGTCAACCGTCCGATGTAGATCTGACGGAGATCCTATGTCGGCGAATGTTTAAACCCTAAAATGTTTCCACGTATAGCAGCCACTGCTACTTCGATGTGTTCTTCTCTTTTTACAGTTTCTAGTCTTCTGCGACAAGAACTACGTGAATCGTCTAAAACCCCTATTACAGAGATGAAATTAGGTGAGCGATGAGAGATATTGATCTTACTTATTtggagattttctcttcaaacAGTGAAGGGAAGCGTCTCGGTgtcttttcattttcaaatcCGTTAGGATACTTTAATGGCGGTTTTAAAGGCGGTTTTAAAGGTGTAGTTGAAGCCGATCGCTCAGTGTATCTCATCTTTAAGAAGAGTTTCACATTACTGAATCGCTGATACTTGCGAGCTTGATGGTATGGGAGTATGTGTTGAACCTTCTGAATCTGAATCCACGAGGTTTTTCTGCCAACTGTGTGATTTGGGGGAATTGAAGATAGGTTCGAGTGTTCTCCCCTTTCAGAACCTTCCATCCATGCCGTCAGTCGGTATGAGACTGTCAACTAGGGTTTTTGTGCCAAAATCGGTTGTGCAAGCTGCGGATGGGGGGAGGGTTTTACGATCTGGGAAACGGTTGTGGTCTGAATCTGATGACGGGAGGCCAGGCCAAGGTTCAGAAGCTGAGGTGTGGTTTAAACTCCTTGATCATTCTGGAGATGCGGATGATGTTCTCTATTGCAAGGACAATGGGTGGAACAATATTGTAGCAGAGAAAGGAGTAGCTTTGAAGCTTTTGGATAGGGAAATGGCGCCAGAATCTATGAACAGGCCTGGGGCTTCAACGACGGATGAGAGTGTAGATAAGATGTACGGCAACGTTTACCATCGAAAGCGTCAAAGGTCGGGGGCAAACCAGTCTTTTGCGTCTTCATTTCCTTCAGAGGACGGAGGCAGGATTTCGGAGGATCGCATGTATGGGATTCCCTTTGTTCGTAAACAGAGGGGAAAGAGACCAACTGAATCTCCTACGACTGCTTTATCAGGGGAAATGGAAGTTGTGGATGATAACGAAGAACACCAGGTCCTGCCGTGTAAGTTTGGATTCCTACAGCAAGATGTGCTCAACGGAATTTTTCATCAAGCTATGGTTTTTGTGGTTACTAAACCCTTGTTTAGTAGTACCAGCCGCTTTGCTTGCCTTCTGAATTCTATTCTGAGCTACATGATGCGGAGCAGGGTGCAGTTGTCAGACCTTACAGATTTTTTGTCTGCTAAGCCGATTGCTCAAGCTTTCTCCCTTAACGGCATTCACTTGTTGCATGTAAGTAGAGATTATTTGTGGGTAAATCGTCTTGCTTCTAATTTTTTACATTAAATATTGCTATTTTATGGGACTTGAACTTTTCCGTTGTTCTgggtttgttttttcttttcccctttcttcttgtGTATTTTTATGTGCGCGTGTCGTGTACAGGAGGATAATCCATGCAGCATTAACCGGAAAAATGATGTCTTGGAATCTGGAATTTGCAAGATTTTTGAGGCCTCAGGTTTCACACCTCTGTTCTCACTGGATTTTCTTTCAGTTCCCTGTGCTTTTATGTATCTACATTCCAGGAAGCACCTCGGGTATCTACCTAATGTTCTTCTGCGGTATCTGATGGGTTTGTATACAAAAGCACGGAGATTCTCCAACAGCCAACGTTTCCTGTCGTGTATTCCCCTTCGGATTGGTCTTTCTGGAAGTAAGATTATGACTTCCGGAAGTAATTCTATCGGAAAGAAAGAAGTGGCTTTTATTGGTACAGATCCCAAATCAGCTGGCGGTGGCGCATCAAGAAGACATGGATTGAATCGTCACAGTATTCAGAAGAAGAGTCGCCTGGTTTCTGGGAGAGGTATAAATCTTTCAATTGCAGAGTTGCAGAGTTCCTGTAATGTTGTTGGTTTGCTTTGTAGTATGAATGAGTGCTCTTTGCCTGTGTCTAATCGCAAGCATCGGAGGTCCATGAGTGATGGTTTGGGAGAAAATATAAAGGATCTGAAATCAACCTTGGTTGAATTGAGGCAAAACATAGATTCACTATCTTGCAGTGCAAACTTATTGGTTATTGAGCCAGATAAATGCTATAGGGAAGAGGGAGCTGAGGTTTCGTTGGAACTGTCAACTTCAAATGAGTGGTTAATTGCTGCAAGGAGACAGGGTTCCTTGAGATACTGTGTTAAAGCCCAAAATGTGATGAGACCCAGTACATCAAATCGTTTCACCCATGCCATGATATGGGCAGGGGTAAATGGTTGGAAGTTAGAATTTACTGACAGACGAGAGTGGTTGATCTTTAAGGAGCTTCACAAGGAATGCTATGATCGTAATATGCAGACTCCCTCAGTTAGAATACTCCCTGTGCCTGGAGTTCATGAAGTACAAGGAGATGGGGGGAGCAAATGTACTCCCTTTGTGCAACCTGAGAGGTACATCACTATGAAAGAGGATGAAGTGGCGAGGGCATTAATGAGGACGACTGCGAATTATGATATTCAATCTGATGATGAggaatttttaaccaatttaAATAATGAATTCTATTGTGGAGATAATGTTGGATCTGAACGTATCTCAGCAGacaattttgagaaaattataGATACATTTGAGAAAACTGCATATTGCAGTCCTGATGATGTCGCTGATGAGAATAAAGCTGTCAATCTTTGTTTAAATTTGGGAAGAACGGAAGTACTGGTGGCTATTTACAATCACTGGGTTAAAAAGCGTAAGCTAAAACGGTCAACACTGATTAGGGTATTCCAGGTAAAAGTAACGCCCTATTTATCATTGTTGTATACATTCCGTGGTCTACCTTTCCTACATCTTGGTGTATTTATTGTGGCATGGAAGTTTGTGCTGTTCTGCAATATTTGTTAGTTCCATAGTTCCATAATTTTTTCGTAATTGAAgatgtacaaaaaaaaattataggctATTGATTTATAAGTTTAGacaacatttaaaaaaaataattgtttaAATTGTGAATAATTATTCAATGTGTAGCAATGATGTATTTCAAGAATTTTATTATACTTGCAAAAACTAGTAAGAAACCAGATTTTACTATCCcgtatttcctttgttattccccTTTCTTATTTAGTGGCCCAAGCTCTGGATCATGTTTGCGTgtgtattctttttgtgattAATTTTCGTTTTGAATCACCTACTGGAGAGTTTGATATGTTGAGGACCTGCATTGCCTTTTTAAGCATTGCAATATTGTTGGAGAAAAACTTTATTGCATTTAACTCTTTTTAGGTTCATTAGTTTGGTTCTGCAGGTGAATTGAAAATATTAAATCAAGttcttttcttcctattttcttgATCATTATCAAAGCATGAGCTTCAAAACGAAAGAGTTTAGGTACATGTGGATGTTTCTTTGAAGGAATGTGGGTAGTTCACTATTTCagagggattttttattttttttatatactttttctGAAGAGAATTTTGGGTCAAATGTTCTATGGCATGCTTACACAGTATCTTAATCTTAaccatttcctttttttatttatttggatctTTCACCCTTTAAACTTTTTCCTGTAGACGTCAATCCCAAATTTCCTATCTGTATGTGTGTTTGGCAATGCAGAGAGCATAATATATAGACATTTGCTTGTCCGGGTGGCAATCTGGCAGCAGAAATTGACATTTGGTAGCAACCAACCGCTTAGAAAGTGGTACAGATTTCAAAAGCATGGAATGCACCTCCTTTTTTTCTGGTAATGAGCAAGAAAAAACGTAAGCTAGAAGTGGTTTGAATTTAGGTTGTCCAAGTGAGAAGGGGTTTAACAAGTACTTTCCAGAGGGTCACACATCTTAATACTaaggttgtttttttttttggggtgtgtgtgtgtgtgtatgactAGTCAACTATTAGAATAAACACGAGACTTTACCAATTGGCTAAGATTTCAAGTCTACATAATTTGTCTTTTGTATTAGATGAGGATGGTTGTGATGATTTACATATTACATATTTAGTAAAGCTTGTCCACTTAGCCATTACTTGCATCTATGTTAGAGCCTTTACTGTTTGTGAACAATGTTGAGTGACAAATTCTAGCATGGGGTAGTTTTTGATTTACTATGGGTGGATATTATGTTATTGTCCAAATCAATGGTCTCTTGATGGAAAACatctatattttcttttaactaaggaaagaaataactagagagaaagggaggaggGGGCAGGAGAAAAAGTAATTCTAACCGAGAAAATACGGATGAGTATGTTAACAACCATGTGCAGTTATACTTGCTTCTTATGCTGTATCTCTGATGTGAAAGTGAAAACAGCTCCTGGTTAGTTTTTTCATTAGCATGTATTACgaattttgattcttggatGCTTGTAAGCAAGATTTCATATGATGAACTTCAATGCTTAACAACAGTGTCATCCCCCAAGGAGAGCGCAACTAATCCAAAAACCATTTCTGCGGAAGAAAAGGTCATTCAAGCGGAAGGGTAGCCAATATGGAAGAGGAAAACAGCCAAGATTCTTACAAGGTATTTATATTTTAGTGCGATGTTGCCTACTGACCCCTCTTTATAGGGAGCTGGGGATGCATAAAGTTCAAATCGGATTTTGGCTGGGTTCccctttttttcattcaatcaagtCTAATGACTTGTGCTTGTGTATTTATTTGACAACTAACAAAACATTTTCAATGAATGTAAAGCCATGGCGGAGGAACATGATGTCATGGCAGCCAGGCAACGATTTGAAGAAGCCAAAAGCTCTGCAAGATCATCTTTGGAGGTGGCTATGCTCAAGCGACGAAGAGCACAGATTCTTATGGAGAATGCAGACTTGGCAACTTACAAGGCCACCATTGCACTGAGGCTTGCAGAAGCAATTCAGAGATCAGAGCTGCGGGCCACTGCCACCGCCACCTCCATCAccacagccacagccacagccacagccacaACCACCGACATTGCCTCTGCGATCGCCACCGACACTGCCACTGCTACCGCCACAACCTCCTTCATTGAGTGAGTGCATGCACAGGGCTAAATGTTGGTTTCTCTTGCTGCAGATCCTTCATGGTTCAGAGCAAATGCGGTGGCATGGGCAAAAGCCATAATTTTTCAGGGAGTCCTTTTGGCAAAGGCCTACCTCGAAGGCATACTTTGATGCAAGAGGAATGTAATTTTGTATAGATCAAGATTTGTAGATTTGTATTAATTTTACAAACAACCATGTAGAACTGTAATTCAGACGGTTGCACAAGGAAAATACAGGCTGAAAGTGATGCCCACATAGCATGAAATCATGTACGTTGAGGTAGAGATCTGGATGAGGAACATTGATCAGGTATTTCAACTTCTTGGTCATGTGGAATTAGATTATAAAAATCCAAGATGATTCTGGAATGGCGAAGATTGATCTTCATGGCAGCTTCATATCTATTCAACAGATATTGACACTAAGGTGCTGTATCAGAAAACAAACTCATCTTGCTTTGCTGGGTAAGAAACTGATATTGTTCAGGATAAAATGTTTTTACCTGATTGTACCTGCTCGAATggtgtcttgagatttttaccCTCATGGTCCTTGACCTGTAGAATCCCGTCGGCCATCATCTTTCAACTACCCGATCGGATGAACTATAAAAGATGATGAATGGGAAAGTGGTGGgtacaatgggtgcattggtctaACAAGTGCAGAGTGAAAGATCTGCTGTATCTTTTGGAAAGTGTATAGGGTGGATGTATGCCAAACTATGACCTATCTAATGTATAGGAGCATGATTGCATACAAGATAGAGAAGTGCTAGCATATGCTTATGTAGCCAGACAGGAAACtttatccattattttttttgaaaaaggatttttttagtCGATAGGGTGGAATGGTATCTCACTCCCCTGGTGCATCTCAATCGTTCATCTGTCTGTATGATGCAAACTCTCTCTAGCTCTCTCTTTGcttctctttcctttcaatCTGCACTTGCTGACATATCATAAACACAACAGGCCAATAAAAAGGTGTCACGTCTACATACAATCACATGTGTGGTCACATGCCATGGCCATGAGCCCAAAACCCCTGAAGGACCAGATGAGCAGATGAAAGGTAAACACGAGAGCACACACATACCTAGCCAAGGGCCTCATTAGAACTAGGAATAAAAGACCAAATGAGCAGACAGAAAGGTTAACACGTAAGCACGCACGTGCCTAGCCAagggccttgtcaaaacaaGGAACAAAGGATCATACGAACAAGTAAAACACGCGAGCATTCAAGTGTCGAGCCTAAGGCCTTGTTAGAACAGGAACCAGACAATCAGACAAGCAAATGGACGCAAAATGCCATACGCACCGATTGGTACTAAGGAATGTGAACAGCCCCGAACGTATCCTTCACACTGACCACAGTCAAGCCAGAAATCGAGACTTTGGACCATGGTTGAGTCAGGCATCAAGACCCCGGCCACAAGGCCAAGAAGTAATCACAGGATTAGTTATGGGACTCCTGATTACGTGGCTGCTAAGCAACCAAGGGTCAGTCAGCAAGGGTTTGACAAACGGAAGAAAAGACCTATCAACCAATGTATAGGGAAGGCGACCTATCAAAAAGGTGTATGGGGGAAAAGACACATTGACCGTTAGGATCTTAACATATACGTATACGAGCAAAATCAGTAGACTAACTATTAAGGTCATAACGTACGAGAACAGGGATCCACCAACTGATATGGCTTCGACGTGTACACGAAAACTGGCCATACCAAAAGATCAGCCACCTCAGGAAAGGAAGGTTCTGGAGCCAACGAAGGCTGGAGAGAGAAACACTATAAGAGAGGAGCTTGGGCAAGAGAAAAAGGTATGCAATCTTGAATCCTCATAGCCCAATTGCTTCTTCTTTCCCTAGCAACCCTAACTTGAGCTTCGGAGAGCCCTTCCTGGAGATTGGCTCCAGGATTAGTTCTTCATCTGTGATCTGTAGGTAGCACCCAAAGGAGGATTAGAATCTGCAATAACACTTGCCATAATTTTAGTTCATTGCAATTCTTTAGTCCTAGCGAATTTTGGAGAGAGCATgagtctctctctttccttcgtCTCCACCATCCCTATCTTCCTCCTTGTATCACATCCCTACTATGAACAAAAACACGAACCAAAACCAACAAGCATTAGTAGGTCCTCTCTAGTCTCTCCAATGGTTGTAACTTGCAAGTACCGACAGGATATCTAATTTTCAGACACTTACAAAATAGcaaattgaaaatagaaaataaggtATGGTAATTTAGAAATGAAGCACCAAAGTTTTGAACTATAGTGATTGAACGAGTTCAGGAGGGCTCCTTCATGGATTAGTGAGGCGGCTACAGTACTTAAGACTAGGGGTgacaat is part of the Macadamia integrifolia cultivar HAES 741 chromosome 9, SCU_Mint_v3, whole genome shotgun sequence genome and encodes:
- the LOC122089237 gene encoding uncharacterized protein LOC122089237 → MGVCVEPSESESTRFFCQLCDLGELKIGSSVLPFQNLPSMPSVGMRLSTRVFVPKSVVQAADGGRVLRSGKRLWSESDDGRPGQGSEAEVWFKLLDHSGDADDVLYCKDNGWNNIVAEKGVALKLLDREMAPESMNRPGASTTDESVDKMYGNVYHRKRQRSGANQSFASSFPSEDGGRISEDRMYGIPFVRKQRGKRPTESPTTALSGEMEVVDDNEEHQVLPCKFGFLQQDVLNGIFHQAMVFVVTKPLFSSTSRFACLLNSILSYMMRSRVQLSDLTDFLSAKPIAQAFSLNGIHLLHEDNPCSINRKNDVLESGICKIFEASGFTPLFSLDFLSVPCAFMYLHSRKHLGYLPNVLLRYLMGLYTKARRFSNSQRFLSCIPLRIGLSGSKIMTSGSNSIGKKEVAFIGTDPKSAGGGASRRHGLNRHSIQKKSRLVSGRGINLSIAELQSSCNVVGLLCSMNECSLPVSNRKHRRSMSDGLGENIKDLKSTLVELRQNIDSLSCSANLLVIEPDKCYREEGAEVSLELSTSNEWLIAARRQGSLRYCVKAQNVMRPSTSNRFTHAMIWAGVNGWKLEFTDRREWLIFKELHKECYDRNMQTPSVRILPVPGVHEVQGDGGSKCTPFVQPERYITMKEDEVARALMRTTANYDIQSDDEEFLTNLNNEFYCGDNVGSERISADNFEKIIDTFEKTAYCSPDDVADENKAVNLCLNLGRTEVLVAIYNHWVKKRKLKRSTLIRVFQCHPPRRAQLIQKPFLRKKRSFKRKGSQYGRGKQPRFLQAMAEEHDVMAARQRFEEAKSSARSSLEVAMLKRRRAQILMENADLATYKATIALRLAEAIQRSELRATATATSITTATATATATTTDIASAIATDTATATATTSFIE